From a region of the Phragmites australis chromosome 21, lpPhrAust1.1, whole genome shotgun sequence genome:
- the LOC133903395 gene encoding O-fucosyltransferase 30-like, with the protein MDLPASRGRWRRRSARSHLPLVVAVLVLLLPAFLLFSSAYSSMLRALLPFPASGGSGRAVRYGASTGLEGERFLWYAPHSGFSNQVGELRNAAVAAALLNRTLVVPPVLDHHAVVLGSCPKFRVSDPAALRAAVWDHAMQLLRERRYVSMGDIVDLSPIKDVVRTIDFRVFVTLWCGVDMQKTCFSGLCCAVSRGSSSSDDYNRCRSLLSGLGGSEKSCVYHVQDDCRTTVWTYQENNDGALDAFQADEQLKKKKKISYVRRRRDIYKALGPGSKSDDATLLAFGTLFSGPYKGSESYFDIHESLRDHRIHSVFEKSSFLPFAPEIMAAGKEFAKNKIKEPFLCAQLRLLDGQFKNHWKATFSAVKEKLKALELEMKRNKASGPINMFIMTDLPPANWTKTYLADIAEDGRYKLYTLKQSDELVLQTAERLMAAEHGIRSGFLPRIIEGTKKDCDPVQLPDILLYVEESICSCASLGFVGTVGSTIAASIETMRKNNVCKL; encoded by the exons ATGGACTTGCCGGCGAGCCGCGGGCGGTGGCGCAGGCGGAGCGCTCGGTCGCACCTGCCCCTCGTCGTGGCtgtcctcgtgctcctcctcccggccttcctcctcttctcctccgcCTACTCCTCCATGCTCCGCgccctcctccccttccccgcCTCCGGCGGCAGCGGGCGGGCGGTCCGGTACGGTGCCTCTACGGGGCTCGAGGGCGAGAGGTTCCTGTGGTACGCGCCACACAGCGGGTTCAGCAACCAGGTGGGGGAGCTCCGGAAcgccgcggtggccgccgcgctGCTGAACCGCACCCTCGTCGTGCCCCCCGTGCTCGACCACCACGCCGTCGTCCTCGGGAGCTGTCCCAAGTTCAGGGTCTCCGATCCCGCCGCTCTACGCGCCGCCGTATGGGACCACGCCATGCAGCTCCTCCGGGAGCGGAG GTATGTTTCAATGGGTGACATCGTTGATCTATCCCCAATAAAGGATGTGGTTAGGACAATTGACTTCAGAGTGTTTGTCACGCTGTGGTGTGGTGTAGACATGCAGAAGACATGCTTTTCTGGGTTGTGCTGCGCTGTTTCTCGTGGCAGCTCATCATCAGATGACTACAATAGATGCCGATCGTTGCTGTCTGGTTTAGGGGGCAGTGAAAAAAGCTGTGTGTATCATGTACAGGATGACTGTAGAACAACAGTCTGGACATACCAAGAGAACAACGATGGAGCATTGGATGCGTTTCAGGCAGATGAACAgttgaaaaagaagaagaagatctcATATGTTAGGAGGCGCAGAGATATATACAAGGCTTTAGGGCCTGGTTCAAAATCTGACGATGCTACCTTGTTGGCATTCGGGACACTCTTCTCAGGACCATACAAGGGATCAGAATCTTACTTTGACATCCATGAATCACTAAGGGATCATAGAATACATAGTGTATTCGAGAAGAGCTCCTTCCTTCCTTTTGCCCCCGAGATCATGGCTGCAGGGAAAGAGTTTgctaagaacaagatcaaggagCCCTTTCTTTGTGCGCAACTAAGATTGTTAGATGGCCAATTCAAGAATCACTGGAAAGCTACATTCTCCGCGGTTAAGGAGAAGCTGAAAGCTCTTGAGTTGGAAATGAAGAGAAACAAGGCTAGTGGTCCTATTAATATGTTCATCATGACCGATCTTCCACCAGCAAACTGGACCAAAACCTATCTTGCAGATATTGCAGAAGATGGGAGATATAAACTGTACACCCTGAAGCAAAGTGACGAATTAGTGCTGCAGACCGCGGAAAGGCTAATGGCTGCTGAACATGGCATAAGGTCTGGATTCCTTCCAAGAATCATAGAAGGCACAAAGAAGGATTGTGATCCTGTTCAACTACCTGATATTTTGTTGTATGTTGAAGAATCTATCTGTAGCTGTGCATCACTAGGGTTTGTTGGGACTGTTGGATCAACCATAGCAGCAAGCATAGAAACAATGAGGAAGAACAATGTCTGCAAATTGTAG